A window from Oreochromis aureus strain Israel breed Guangdong linkage group 16, ZZ_aureus, whole genome shotgun sequence encodes these proteins:
- the LOC120433433 gene encoding uncharacterized protein KIAA0754-like, whose amino-acid sequence MSAGPTLPLFHQSVVPASLSSLPRVAATPSSPPPSAATSPPASHQIAATAALSASPSTSPSTSPARPSSSPPAATASPSSPLVHPSIAAPQPEKLALPEQELSEREEPASQPEEELGEPEELSEPEEPASPTMELSEPAELSERGEPASQPEEQLSERGEPASQPEEQLSEREEPASQPEEQLSEREEPASQPEEQLSEREEPASQPEEQLSEREEPASPAVELSKPEEQFSEPQQELGEPEEELGEPEEPASPTLEISEPEEPGEREECPPSREGLGRPEERAQPSEVGGREESDQPTRGVSVQGPRPARPPRPPRPARPPRPARPPHHPRPARPRQRPARHRPGTTPRCCSLEQRRRHWTRGKPPGKQQRPRRRHWTRGRPPEPFRRCYRTRGRPPELQRRRHRTRGRPPELSHCRHRTRGRSPELQRHHHSTRGRPPDVFSCYYGTRGRPPELWCYSYWPPELFSSRHGNWGGLLNYFVPPLESRLSLWDFCD is encoded by the coding sequence ATGTCTGCTGGACCTACTCTGCCACTATTTCACCAGTCTGTTGTTCCTGCATCGCTGTCCAGTCTACCACGAGTAGCTGCCACACCATCATCGCCTCCGCCCTCTGCAGCTACTTCTCCACCAGCGTCCCATCAGATTGCAGCGACCGCGGCACTCTCGGCTTCACCTTCCACATCACCCTCCACATCACCCGCTCGACCATCGTCTTCACCACCTGCAGCTACCGCATCGCCATCTTCACCTCTGGTTCATCCATCTATAGCCGCTCCGCAGCCGGAGAAGCTCGCGCTGCCCGAGCAGGAGCTCAGCGAGCGGGAGGAGCCCGCGTCGCAGCCGGAGGAGGAGCTCGGCGAGCcggaggagctcagcgagccggAGGAGCCCGCCTCGCCGACTATGGAGCTCAGCGAGCCGGCGGAGCTCAGCGAGCGGGGGGAGCCCGCGTCGCAGCCGGAGGAGCAGCTCAGCGAGCGGGGGGAGCCCGCGTCGCAGCCGGAGGAGCAGCTCAGCGAGCGGGAGGAGCCCGCGTCGCAGCCGGAGGAGCAGCTCAGCGAGCGGGAGGAGCCCGCGTCGCAGCCGGAGGAGCAGCTCAGCGAGCGGGAGGAGCCCGCGTCGCAGCCGGAGGAGCAGCTCAGCGAGCGGGAGGAGCCCGCGTCGCCAGCTGTGGAGCTCAGCAAGCCGGAGGAGCAGTTTAGCGAACCACAGCAGGAGCTCGGCGAGCCGGAGGAGGAGCTCGGCGAGCCGGAGGAGCCTGCCTCGCCGACTCTGGAGATCAGCGAGCCGGAGGAGCCCGGCGAGCGAGAGGAGTGCCCGCCATCGAGAGAGGGGCTCGGCAGGCCGGAGGAGCGCGCACAGCCTTCGGAGGTCGGCGGGCGGGAGGAATCCGATCAGCCTACGCGGGGGGTCAGTGTGCAGGGTCCACGTCCAGCGCGCCCTCCACGCCCTCCACGTCCAGCGCGCCCTCCACGTCCGGCGCGCCCTCCACACCATCCACGTCCAGCGCGTCCACGTCAGCGACCAGCGCGTCATCGGCCAGGTACCACACCTCGCTGTTGCTCACTGGAGCAGCGCCGCCGCCACTGGACCCGGGGCAAGCCGCCGGGGAAGCAGCAGCGCCCCCGCCGCCGTCACTGGACCCGGGGCAGGCCACCGGAACCGTTTCGCCGCTGCTACCGGACCCGTGGCAGGCCGCCGGAGCTGCAACGCCGCCGCCACCGGACCCGTGGCAGGCCACCGGAGCTGTCACACTGCCGCCACCGGACCCGTGGCAGGTCGCCGGAGCTGCAACGCCACCACCATAGCACCCGTGGCAGGCCGCCTGACGTGTTCAGCTGCTATTACGGGACCCGAGGTAGGCCACCTGAACTCTGGTGTTATAGTTACTGGCCGCCTGAACTGTTCAGCTCCCGCCACGGTAACTGGGGGGGGTTATTGAACTATTTTGTGCCTCCGCTGGAGTCGCGGTTGAGCCTCTGGGACTTTTGTGATTGA